TATTTGATTCTTAGCTCCGATTTAGtgatcattttttttatttgtgtATTTTTTTTAGATCTATCTGTTGGATAACTCTTGAAGTTTTCAAAAGAATTTTGTAATTCGACCTCATATTGCGATTTGCATTTTAGGTACAAATGTGCAATTTGCGATTTGTGTTATTTATTCAAATTGGACCTCATTTTTTTGCAACTTTTATATTTTTTGGGCAGAATGTTATAATTTGTTTGTTAAATGGGCAttttttgttaatatcccttaattatatagattaatgagTCAAGTGTATGAAAATGTATCAAGTTTACCCAAAAAATTATTGCATGTAACAACTTTAAAAATTTCGATAATATTGTATGAAACCTTCAATTATTGCTATTGTATGTATCTGGCCTCAAATACCTTCTAAACTAGTAATGTTACAATGGTTTCAATGACGTGGCAACTTATGTGGCTGCCACGTTAACCAAAATTCCTCGTTACTTGACGTTTGATGAAGAAGTCATGGACTACGTACAGTAGCAATAGTTAAAAGTGTAGCACATACGGTGGACACGTAGCACATACAGTGGACACGTTAAAAGTGGGATACATACACTAGAATTTAAGGGCAACATTCGATACATTATAAGGCACTTAACGGAGTCTTATTGAAAAGAATAAACCACTAAAGTGATGTAAAATGGAAAACGTTATTTGAGGCAAGATTGCAAAACTCGCAATTTGGGGAGTACTCGGTCGGGAATTTGGAGGGAGTAATCGACAATTCAGGGATTAATCGGATTagactttttatacatttaaataataaatttcaaaattaCATGCGTAGATATAGAAAAAAAGCATAAACATAAACTGTAAAATAATTGTCtaaaaacataaacataatcgtTCAGTTGTTCAAAACCTCTTCAATTCTAGTTTAAATACATGTTAAAATGTGGAACatctttgactttgaccgactttgactaaCAAATCCGATTTTGACCCATTAACCAAAACCGATTAATTAATCGAATTTTGGAAAATCAGATCGGTCTGTTCTTAAAAAGgagtaatcggggattaatcgaggGTTTTTACAAAAGTATTTTGAATCATTGCGCACAAAACAAATACTACCAAGTTTAAGTACGCAGATTAATTACCTCAACGAGATTGGAAATCTTTCTCTGTACGGCGGATGAAGTCATATTCTGTTCAAGCATCTCAAGTTCAGCTTCAAGCTCTGCTTCAATTTCCTTAAAAGAATCATCTTTTATAGTCATAACAACCGATTCTTCATTATCATGCTCATTAGATGCCGAAAAAGGCGATCCATGATTAAAGGAATAACCATTGACTTTTTCTAATTTATGAtcatcatcgatagtaagctcttgCATGAGTAACGAATCTTTCATCTCAAGTTCCTCTTCAAGATCTTGAACCAAATTCTCTTTCTGCTTCAACAAACGATTCAATTTTTCCACCTCAAGTTTATTCGCCATAAAAGAGTATAATATACCAAACGACATCCCAAGACAAACAAATAACGTTGCATCAGACAATCCTACTTTTTCTTCTGAACGCGTTTGCAGCTTCTTTTCAACAACATTATTTGGCACAACAAAAGAATCGTCACTAGATCTATTAATTACATTACTGCCATCAGTCACAACAAAAGGCCTCACAGTCTGCTTAGAACGTTTCATTTCAACATGCTCTGTTTGTAATTGAGCCATAACGCAACTTTCTAACGAGCTTAAAGGTCTAACGGCTACACCAAATTTACGTCTACGTCTAATAGACACTCTACTTGTATTTTTCAAGGGTTTATTCGGTAATTCAACGATGCCTTCACTTACTCCATCACCACCGATAAAGCCCGAAAATAGACTTGATGAAGAAAATACACCACTACCCTCATAAGTCCCTATATTCATCCCCTTTTCGACATCAAGATCACTTGTAGAAGTCTCACTTTTACCTTCAAAGTCATCTTTTTTCATACTTTCTTTTCTTGATAACCTGCGAAAGGGACATTTCTTGTCGGATGGTTGGTTCGGGGATTCGGGTTCGACGACCCTCGATGAACCATCAATTGATGATTCGGTTTTAACTGACCCATCAGCCTGCTTAATTTTCTTAAAATGCTGAGATATATAGCCAGCACCAGCAGCAACTGCAACCATCCATTTATCCATTTTATCACCCTTCCACAGGGTTACAAATAACTAATCTAACCAGTTTTCACAACCACAACCCTTAAAGAATGAAAACCCCATCAAATTTAACCAAAATAAAAAGCCCCAATTATAGTCTTCTTGCAAACCCTAATCCAAGAATCAAACATCAACCAAAAACTATCGAAATTAACGATTTTTAACACTTACCAATGCTATAAAAAGAAAACCCTTGATACAAACTAAAGAACCCAAGATTTGCTCCAAGAATGAATGAACAAAATTTAGATTTCGATCTTAATGAAAGCCCATTTCAAATAATAAAAAAAGGTGGAAACTTTGAAATGTTCATCAATAacaaagtaattaatattaataataaatgtaaaaTAATGTGTACCTAAACTCGTATAAATGACGTGGTTGCTTTAAATTCTTGAAAAGAAAGGGACGCAAGAAGTGCAATCAAGTTGTTGAAGCTGGCAATTGAAAAGAATTCCGCCAAGAAACAAGACTGTATGGTTGAACAGTCCTTTGTTAACAAAAAGAGGGCTAAATAGATAATGAGTTGAACAAAGACAAAAAGAGGTTAAAAGTTCACTTTTTTACTAATTTTAGTTCCAAGGGCACAAAAATATAAAATGTTAAAATCGCTCTTCAAAGTGTAAAAGGTGTAAAAGAGCTGATAGCTAAAATTAAAAGTTGAAAGTTGGTAGGGGGTAGTTATTAGTTGATAATTGGTAACTACAGTTTCTTAAATATAGTTAGGTGTTTGACAAATTAGCTGGAACTGttgaaaaattataaaatgataagaaTCGACACGAAAAAAACACTTAATGCTaagttataataaaaaaaattcatttattttacttatagtttttaattcataatcatatataactattaataaatattaattacattTCTAAACTTATGTCTTTGAAATAtaagatataaaatttaatattaatgttTTGAAATAcctacactttttttttttttttaaagcaagcaaaacttttattaatacaaCGATTTTTACATGTTGTGCCTAAATATGACTATACAACAGGTTTGAAATCTACAATATAAAGATATAAAAGTGACTACAAGTGGAATTTTGACCACGATAGAACTTGAAAAACAAGTTGGGCGGAGGTGGGCAGTAGTGCCGATCAGACGACAACAAAAGTAACCCAGATCAACCCATTTAATCTCGGGATCAAAATAGCCAAATGTAGACAACAATCGAAAGGAGCACAACTTGGAGGTGTTACACTAGGAAACAAGGAGATGGATGGTTATTAGCCAACCTCTGTTCGAAGCTGTGGTGTTTAGCAAGCATACGATGATGGATTTATTAGCCATTGTTGCCACTCGAGTGATGCCTTTTTACACCGTTTGGATGTCCAACTGAAACTTTGTGCTTGTATTTCGGATAGGATAGTGGCGGGGATCCAATATTTTTTGCAAAAGACCTTGAGATTCCTGTGTTTCCATATTATATAATTACATGTCCATTTGGTTGCTTGCCAAATAATAGATCCTAATGAGTTGTTTGAGAATGGTTGTATGGACGAGAGAGCTTCTTCCGTGTTTGTGATTGTAAGTtgttgttgaaaggacccgttcatatacattataaacgattcacaatagttgattacatcgcgaggtatttgacctctatatgatacattttacaaacattgcatttgtttttaaaagacaaactttctttacatcgaaaattgacaggcatgcatgccatttcataatatccactatccaactataacttgacttaataataataatctttaatgaactcaatgacttgaatgcaacgttcttcaaaatatgccatgaaagactccaattaatatctttaaaatgagcaaatgcacagcggaagatttctttaatacctgagaataaacatgctttaaagtgtcaaccaaaaggttggtgagttcattagtttatcataatcatttatttccatcattttaatagaccacaagaatttcattttcagttctcataaatatacgtctcatgcatagagacaaaaataatcattcatatggtgaacacctggtaaccgacattaactagatacatataagaatatcccctatcattccgggatcctccttcgaacatgatataaatttcgaagtactaaagcatccggtacttcggatggggtttgttaggcccaatagatctatctttaggattcgcgtcaattagggtgtctgttccctaattcttagattaccagactttaataaaaaggggcatattcgatttcgataattcaaccatagaatgtagtttcaattacttgtgtctatttcgtcaaacatttataaaagcgcatgtattctcagtcccaaaaatataaagggtaaaaatgcaaatgaaactcaccatactgtatttcgtagtaaaaatacatataacgtcattgaacaagtgcaaggttggcctcggattcacgaacctaaattaattatatatatttatgtgttggtcaatatttgtctaacaaattaggtcaagtcatagtgtaccacaatcctaatgctcgagactaatatgcaaaagtcaacaaaagtaaatttgactcaaaataatttccaaaaatctatacatgattaatatatagtttaaatatcgtcgttttatatttttaaatatttttaaaagatttattagagtaaataatataatttatttattaataaataaaattttatattaaatttatataataaaatatacttttatatatatttaagtaataaaatttatagggttcatttaatatcataaagataatatgataggtattattaaagtaagttattacacgtagtaaaatatgtttgtatcacatatttatttgataaaataatatctataatgatagtaagtaaaagttgtattattttgtaataataattattattataaaaatatcaatatttataattactaagatgatattatgataaaacgataattctaattatgataactttaatatttacgataatttttaatattatctttaaaataataattctatttaaaataataataataataatgatattttatagtaacaatgacatttctattaaaatgataatttttgtaaaaatgatagttttaatactaacgatacttttaataataatagtaatgataaaaataataagaacgataattttatctaaatcaatatcttataatattttaatttcatcatgaaactcttacccattatttcctaatcgtttcgtttaatagcttttaatcgtcttttatatcgtgttcataataatgataataatagtaatcaaaataattaggtgttacaaatatttgttttaattacactaatattaataatgatagttactataacattattaacgataatactaataattatcttaatgataatatagtaataataataataacaataacaataactatttttaaataatgatttatatatattaataatgataataataataataataccaataataataataataataattggataataataataatactaattataactttaacgataataacgatagtaataaaaaaaataacaatttttaatgataaatctcttttattgataaagataataataatgataataataagataaaactagaactacgataaaaacgacgataataataatcatttttaataaaaatatcaaaaattcaattgattataacttctaatccgttcatcgaaaccattcgatatctaaaggaaaagttcttaatttttcgctagctttctaaggacatgcatatcttataccttatctcaaccgcaagtgtaactaattcaagattcaacctaacctgtctaagggcaatatcaaaagtacaagcatgcataatcctaaatactcgagcactagtcagggatacactattagtatgtaaaagttaaattatgagtactcacgtatcaatattgagattcaatattgcaggaaaggtacgtagacgcaacggaaatgataaacactatattgacctcacgagcatacccatgaaccatactcaatcacctccatagctataacccataatttccttaatcctatcccactcgaaaaacaatttcgaaatcactcggacagcactccgtcgtaatattttatgtatactaataatatcttgaaataatacggagtaaatatatatatgtaaatcgattgagagagtttagagaaaaatattttcaagtttctatgaaataatgaaacctattgaattctatttataatagatttttgaattattaaagtgaattattaaagtatgaattattaaagtgaattattaaagtatgaattattaaagtgaattattaaagtatgaattattaaagtgaattattaaagttaaagtaaaataaaaataaagtaaaggtaaagtttaagtatagtaaaagtataaaactacataatacgtataatacgcgtataaatatatataatattaatttaaatcattatatatatttaataaaataaaatataaatatcgttatctttatcatactagttaagtaatgagttgtcaaaagtggttctagatatttataaaagttatatacgttttaataataaagttctttttaaactgaaaacgtttttgtacgtttgaaactaaatagatcaatcgagtctttatgagattcaatcttccactatcctttgtctagttctcaatgattaacaatttgttcttatttataaatcactttaccattttccgaatattgttaaaatagaaagatttctcaaatcaacgtgggcctttcaacagagacttgtaatcataattcaatatatctgataattcaatcatttgatcttatcttctaattccattgataaacattttgaaacagatacaatcatataaagtatttaatctaatattttgtttacgtttcaagttataatatatatacacatatacatatataatcatattcgtttaatggttcgtgaatcgttggaacttggtcgaggttgaatgaat
This genomic window from Rutidosis leptorrhynchoides isolate AG116_Rl617_1_P2 chromosome 2, CSIRO_AGI_Rlap_v1, whole genome shotgun sequence contains:
- the LOC139892379 gene encoding uncharacterized protein; translated protein: MDKWMVAVAAGAGYISQHFKKIKQADGSVKTESSIDGSSRVVEPESPNQPSDKKCPFRRLSRKESMKKDDFEGKSETSTSDLDVEKGMNIGTYEGSGVFSSSSLFSGFIGGDGVSEGIVELPNKPLKNTSRVSIRRRRKFGVAVRPLSSLESCVMAQLQTEHVEMKRSKQTVRPFVVTDGSNVINRSSDDSFVVPNNVVEKKLQTRSEEKVGLSDATLFVCLGMSFGILYSFMANKLEVEKLNRLLKQKENLVQDLEEELEMKDSLLMQELTIDDDHKLEKVNGYSFNHGSPFSASNEHDNEESVVMTIKDDSFKEIEAELEAELEMLEQNMTSSAVQRKISNLVEIDPDFELGVSQGELRADMLDWQANTNKDESGSTSTTHSANYAVSPRELSLRLHEVLQSQLEERIRELEAELESKQTQNHKSWKELSSSDAGDEYHIDEPVVLNLSGEALDAYNEACNEFAKFEESDEEIVERTPVYKRDDDWLRYGGGTSEDDKDFDEDEMEKMLIKHIVEKARKGSPAILNAQRVLFSE